Part of the Deltaproteobacteria bacterium genome, CTTGCCGCTCGCAGCAGACAGTCGAGAACTCGCATGACTATAACGGTTTGAGTATTTACCGGTGGCAGCGACTCATCCACCAAGATTAGCGCCTGCTCCGAGGACGGCGAGGCAAATCTGCGTGCATAGTTCTGACCAACATCTTCAGCGACCTGAACGAGGCTGGTACGCCGCAGCCTTGGACTGCTTAAGCACACGAGTTGCGTTAGATCGTAACTATCTTCAATCTGACTAAGAAAGGTCTCATACTGCTGCTGGGCTAGATGAGATTCTAACGTCCCTGGCACAGTCGGGCTAAGTTCTCGGATAAGGGGCGCTAGGGCCAGCGCGCTCGTTTTTAACTGCGACAAGACCAGCATCCATAATGGGTCGCCCTGGTAGACAGCGATTTTCTCGCGCGGTAAGGTTTTCATGGAGTGTCTACCTGCGGAATAACTTCACCTTTAGGCTGCTTCTTGCTTTCTCTAAAAAAGCGGTCGAGAAAATCAAATAGCTCACTTTCATCAATCGGTTTCGTTAAGTAATCATCCATGCCCGCTTTGATGCAAATATCCCGATAGCCAGTTATAGCGTGCGCCGTAAGGGCAACGATTGGACAGTGACTCCCATATTCGCGCTGATGCTGCCTGATTAAAGCAGTTGCCTGAAGTCCGTCCATATACGGCATCTGACAGTCCATTAAAATCAGATCAAAAGAACTATTTTGCGCGAGCTCGACAGCCTCACTGCCATTGGTGGCGGTCGACACTTCCATTCCGAACTTACACAGGCGATGAACACAAATTTCTCGACTTGGCTCATTATCATCTACGACCAGAATCCTTAGCTGCTCCCGATCCTCAAAGGGCGCCACCTCTTGGCCGCCTACGGTAATAGATTTGCGCTTCTTTAAGACTACTTGCTCTACTGGCACATTCTCGGCTATCGGTAGAGATACCCTAAAGAAGAAAGTCGACCCAGCGCCCTCCTTGCTCGTAACCGCAATGGTACCCCCCATTAATGCAATGATGCGCTTGCTTATAGAAAGTCCAAGACCAGTCCCCCCGTAATTTCGCGTCGTAGACGTATCTGCCTGCTCAAATGCCTCGAAGATCTTTGACTGAGCTGCAGCGGAAATGCCAACACCGGTATCGCTTACGGAGATATGCAAGTGAGTCGAATCGGCCGTTAGCTCTTCAACCGCCAGCCTAAACGTCACATTTCCTCCCGCTGGAGTAAACTTCATGGCATTGCTGATTAGATTTATTACCGGCTGCCGAAAGCGGAGCGCATCTACCATCACCTTGGCTGGCAAGGCATTGTCGATTTCAATACTAAGGCCAATATTTCGTTTCTCGGCCTGGCCCTTGAGCGGTTCCAGCTCTCTTAGGAGATAAGCACGAAGATCGGTAGCCACAGGAGATAACTCCAATTTATTCGCCTCAATCTTCGCTAAATCGAGAATATCGTTAATCAGTCCCAATAGTGAGGTTGCAGATACTAGAATACACTCAACCTGCTTTTTCTCTGCTGGTCGACTAACCGATTCGACCAACATTTCTGCAAAACCTATAATATTGTTAATCGGAGTTCTAATTTCATGACTGGTGTTAGCAAGAAAGTCCGATTTTACCCTACTGGCGCATTCGGCTTCCTGTTTAGCACGCACTAGCTCTACGTCTCTCCTGCGGAGCTGGTCGATAAGGGAAGACTTAGCGCGGTCAGACGCCTCGGCAGACTCTCGCGCAATGATCAGGTATTCCTGCTTCTTTTGCACTGCGGCAAGCAGACTATTAATGCTTAGCGCGAGCAAGGAAAGTATACCGTGCCTCGCTACATCAATTCTGCGACTAGAATCATAGGCGCCAGCTATGTTCTCAATGTCATCTCTAAGCAAGCGAACACGAGTAACAATACTCAGTGGCAAAGCGAGAGCAAAGGCGTTAATTGCGCCCATAAACGCAAGGAGGCCTTTAGCCGAGAGAAGTGACGGGGTATTAATAAAAAAGGCGCCCAGTGCAACCGATAGATCGATAGTTAACACACCAAGCAGAAGTAATATGGAAATGCGATGTCTAGGCGAAAGTTCCATGCAGTGCCTCCAAGTCCGAGAACATTGATTAACTAATCGACAGCCCT contains:
- a CDS encoding response regulator, which translates into the protein MELSPRHRISILLLLGVLTIDLSVALGAFFINTPSLLSAKGLLAFMGAINAFALALPLSIVTRVRLLRDDIENIAGAYDSSRRIDVARHGILSLLALSINSLLAAVQKKQEYLIIARESAEASDRAKSSLIDQLRRRDVELVRAKQEAECASRVKSDFLANTSHEIRTPINNIIGFAEMLVESVSRPAEKKQVECILVSATSLLGLINDILDLAKIEANKLELSPVATDLRAYLLRELEPLKGQAEKRNIGLSIEIDNALPAKVMVDALRFRQPVINLISNAMKFTPAGGNVTFRLAVEELTADSTHLHISVSDTGVGISAAAQSKIFEAFEQADTSTTRNYGGTGLGLSISKRIIALMGGTIAVTSKEGAGSTFFFRVSLPIAENVPVEQVVLKKRKSITVGGQEVAPFEDREQLRILVVDDNEPSREICVHRLCKFGMEVSTATNGSEAVELAQNSSFDLILMDCQMPYMDGLQATALIRQHQREYGSHCPIVALTAHAITGYRDICIKAGMDDYLTKPIDESELFDFLDRFFRESKKQPKGEVIPQVDTP